The following is a genomic window from Anopheles aquasalis chromosome 3, idAnoAquaMG_Q_19, whole genome shotgun sequence.
TGGGTGGGTTCGCAAACGACAAGCTAGACAAGGAAGGTTTCAAGAAGAGCGTCAAGCCGTTGCTGAAGGATAATGCCGTCTTTGTGCCCGTTGTGGAAGCTGCCGTCGACACTTGTTACAGCAAAACAACGGATCCCTCTAACAAACCGAAGCTCGGTGGTGCTTTCACCGACCTACCGTGCAGTGTTTTGCCAAATCTGTTCATTAGCTGCGTCTACACCGAGGTCTTCACGGTAAGTAAGACGTTGAGAAGGTTTGGCTTGGGTTTGGTTTAATCACAATTTCTTTTCATCAACACTCCTCGCCCAGAACTGCCCGGCGACGGTCAAGAGTCAACAGAAGGAGTGTGCCGCAGTGAATGCCAAGCTGAAGGAGGGCTGCCCTTACTTTGCGCTGCGCAAACACGATCGCAAGGGCAAGAAGAATAACTAAGCACCAAGGCGTGGCCGTGTCCAGGATAAGGTGGTTCCAATGTTTGAATAAAGCCCAGCAGTGCTCAGCACACCGATAGATAGATTCGTGGAGGAAATTTCGATGGAAATGATCCGAAAACCCGATGGAGTGGAGGGTGCGCACTGATGCGTGCACTGATTTTAACGTGGCGTCCTTGAGAACGGTCACAATACTCTCAGTAAACACAGTAGCCCGGTCCCGGAACAAAAACGTGTCGCTAAATCAATTGTCACTTTACTCTaatggcattttgcattttttacgCCGACGGCCGCTTGCGTCGATTAATGACATCGTAAACGGCATTACGGAAGTATAAAACGGGCCCCCGAGCTGTGATTATCATCGGAGAAGCGCGAGATAACtgaagcagagcagcagcagcagcagcgaaactAAACAACACCAGAATGTTCACCACAGTGCTGATAGTGGGAATTGCCATCGCTGGAATGGTAAGTAGCTGCTCCGTATACTATCATTCAAGTGAATTTATCTACTCTACGCGGCCCTCTTTTAGGTGACGagccaaccaccgccaccggatgcATCCTGCTTCCAACCGGACCGCACCGTAACGGTGGACGATTGTTGCCGTATGCCGCGATCGTTCAGCCAAGCCGTGATGGACAAGTGCAGCGCCCAGCGCCCAACCCAGATGCCGGCACCGGGTGTACCCCGTACGGAGGGTTGTGTAAGTAGAAGACGTAAAAGAGCATCATATCGTCCCGATAACAAGGGATTTCAATTCTTTCGGTAACAGTGCATGATGCAGTGCATCTTGACGGAGATCGGTGGATTCGCTAACAATGTGCTGAATACGGACGCGATCAAGAGCGCACTGGCTGGTACGTTGGGTGCGGATGCGACGCTGGCACCGCTGGTTGGCACTACGGTCGATAACTGCGCTCGCCAGATACAGAACGATCCGGCGTATGCTGTGGCACCGATTTCTGCTTCTCCGGACCGTGCCGGGTGTAGCTTCGTACCGCAGGGCTTCATGAACTGTCTCCACTCGACGCTGTTCAAGGTAAGTTTCATTTCAGGACCACGCCCGGACTTGTGACCACTTTGTGTTCCCTTACAGAGCTGCCCCAGCAGCCTGTGGACAGAGAGCAGCGATTGTCAGGGATTGAAGCAGAAGATCGATAGTGGATGTCCCTTCTTCGCtctccgtggccgtggcccaCCAAACTAATGGGcgtgcaccggcaccaccgctctCTTCTTGACCCCCAAAACCACCCGGAACGAAATGGCGTTTCCTGAATAAACCTATTAGCAAAGAGACAAAACAATGCTGTCTGTCCATGGGTTTTGCAGTTTGTAACTTAAGGGTTTTTATTGTACTTTGGCGTTAGACGCCACACTATCGTGCGATAAGCCGGTTACGCAGCACACAGCAACTCCAACCGGTGACAGTTCTGCTCGTCGTGGTAGTTCCAATTGATCACCCGGAACATCGGTCGGCTCGGTTTCATGTAGAACGTGTGCTGATCGTTAATCACCACCTTGGAGAACTTGTTGTGCACGACCGTCTTGGTGGCCGTTCGGCGCAACTTATCCACCGGACTTTCCGTGTCGTTGGCCGTCCGCAACCGTGCACCCTCGACGATCGCACGGCCATAAATCTTGCGCACCTGCGAGTAACCGAGCTGTTCGCAAATGTCGCGCATATACTCGTCCCCGAATTGGGCCGTCTTGGGGAAACACTTGGAGTGCCAGATACCGTAGCTTTGCTCCATCAGCTCACCGTAGCCACTGAAGGGAAGATGTAAATGGTGGGATAAAGTTTGATAGAACAGTGATTCCACGATGGCCTCGTGATACATACGCTTCATACGAGTTCTGCTGCAGGGCGTAGCAATACTGTTCATCCTCACCATCCGGACAGTCCCGTTCCTTGTCGCACACGAAATCATACGGCACACAGATGTCCGATTCGCCGCACCGGAAGTTCGAAGCGTGGCACCGGCATACCCGTGGATTTTCGTCCGATTTATCCCAACAGTTCCGGACACCGTCACAGATCCTTGCTGGATCCGTTATTCTGTTTAAAGTGCACGGAAACACGTCAATATTTTTGCACTGGCGACGATGAGAGGCTTCTATTAACTTACTTCAGATACGTATAGCACGAACAATCGTGTGGTTCATCCGTCGCATCACCGCAATCATTGTGGCGATCACAGAACTTGCTCTTATCGACGCACTTTCCATTCGTGCAGCGTAATTCATGCGGTAGACAGCCTGTCGAAGAGGGGGAAAAAGTTAAACTTCCCTTCAGatgcaccgtcgtcgtcgatttaACTCACGTCCTGTTGAATTCCTCGATGCACACAGCTCCAGCTTCTCGTCCGAACCTTCACTACAGTCCAGCTTACGATCGCAGATCACCGTCTCACCGATACACTTGCCATACCGGCAGCGCATCCCATCGCAGCGTGGTTCCCCATAGTACAGCTCTCCGATGCACTTTTCGTTCTGTATCACGTGCTGTATGCGGTGGTACGATTCCACTAGGCTGGTCACCCGCACTACCTCGTTGAAGCCACAGAGACCACGCTTGTTCTGGTAGAACCCGACCGGATACCAACCGGAGCGCTTCGTTTTGCAGACGATAACCCCAGAGCGTGTTGCCTCTgttggaagagagagagagagagagattcagGTGTTCAGAAACAAACCGAGCATTACTTATGTTTTGTCCCGTTACCTTGAGTATAACAATACTCATGATGGAAGTAGGGCTGCTTTAGATCCTTATTGTAACACCGGATCCGTTCGCCAGTACAATTCGTCTCGTTAAGATGCACTCGCAGTGTCTTCGTCCTGCCATACTTGTCCTTACCTACCGCAAGACACTCACTGTCCGTCAGGTTGtcactaaaaacaaaaagcgcaataattttaataaacaaaTCCCTAAACAAACTCTCTCGCCGATCACCACTCACCGGTCCGGTATGAAGGTCGGTAACACGTGCCGGCTAAAGTTAAACTTCTGCGACAGATGCAACATcaccgtttccgcttccggtatGAAGTGATAGCAATCCACCCGCACCACCTGCTCATACGGACCGGCAATGTGAAGGTACGACTTGGCACctccagccaccaccgccacataCTGATGGCGCATATTGACGAGCCGCGTacagctgctggccaccacgatcCAGCTCGCATCGATAATCAATCCACTGCAGATCAGCACCCCATCGAGATAGATGTCCACATTCCACGGCCAATCGTAATCATCCCCAAAGCTTTCGATCAACTCAACGTGCGCATTCTCCTGGAACACGATCTGGGGCATGTGGTGCGGTTTGTGGATCGGATTCAGTGGCCGGATGTTCACCTGCACCGGTTCCTCACTGTGCTGATGCTCAAAGTGTGCGATCTCGTGCTCGCTGGCGTTGATGTGCTGGGCACAGGTAACGCGCAGCGCTTCGCAACCCTCGACGAGCGTTAGGTTCAGATAGTGCGTTGTATCACTATCGATCGTGAGCAGTTCGTCCAAACTCGTGGTTCCGCTAAGCGTCACCACCGAGTAGTTACGGTATCCGGCGAAACCGAGAAAAGCACAGATCTTTTCGACCGCGTGCTGCGTCTTATCGGTGAGCTTCGTACCGCACAGTATCTCCCAGGTGCCGTTGGTGTTCTTCGTCACGAGTCCCGTGTTGCGGAAGAGCGTTAGATTGTTGGCATCGAAGTACACACGCTGACCATCGGTTAGGGCCACTGTTGGTGGAACAGAAGCGTTAGGGTGCATAGAAGGTGCTGTTTGTCTCCTCGGAGCATAAGGGATACTCACAGCAATCCAGTTCATCTTCGTGCAGAGGACAATCAGCGATACCATTGCACTGGTGCACCTTCGGAATGCACTGCTGGCTCATCCGGCATGCGTATTCATTCGCCTGGCACTTCACTACAAcgatcgagagagagcgcaaattgttttaaaatccCGCCACAAACTGTACATCATCCGCGACCTAAACTTACGGCAATTCCGCTCATCCGTATGATCCAAACAGTCCGTCTTGCCGTCACAGATCAGAAAATCAAACTTATCCTTCAGATAATCCCGACAGGTACAGTTCAGCTCATCGCTACCATCCTCACAATCGACGATCCGGTCACACCGATGCGCAATGTTGATCCGTTGCGTGATACTAGAGTCAAATGAGATAAGgataaacaaatgaaaaacctCGAAGGATTCGACTCATGGGTCTGTTGTCCTACTTGGTACACGAGAACTGCCGATATTGCCGCTGCGTTTGGGCGGTGTCATTGGAAAGGAGCGGGGACACGGTCGATGTTACAGCTGTTTTGGTGTGTACATTGTGCACAGTCAACCGGAATTGGGCCAACCGTTTATGTTTTTCCTGTTCCATCACTTCGAGCTCCTCGAAAAATGGATGATCGGGTTCGGGTTCGACGGTGGCGATCTGTGACTCATTGCCACGTGCCCTTGCCAATCCCTGCACTTCCTTGATCGTCTTTTCGACTGCTTTCCAAAGGacttccgttgttgttggtcctgTGGGGGCCAGAATTTCGAATGCAACCGTGGTAAAGGTGGTCGCTGGCGTTGTGGACTCAgccgcagtggtggtggtggaactggAAACTCCTTCGGAAGTCGATTGGATTGATTCGCTCGTTTCACCGAGAGTAgttccgtcggtggtggtgcttgtagTGCTTTCTAGTATCGTGATTCCGGTAGGAGACTCCGTAGCATCCATCTGTACGGTCTGTGTTACAAGCATACTCTCCTGTCCCTCACCATGGGCCTCTTCCGTTGTTACTTgtggctcctgctgctgctccggggAAGTGGTAACGCTCAGTGGACGACTCTCGCTGGTTATctccagctgctcctgctcagTGCCGTCGGTTGTCGTGTTATCATTCTCTTGCTCctcttgctcctcttcctcctcctcttcgttaTCTTTTCTCGTCATCGAACGTAGCAACCGATCCATTCCACACTCCGATTCATCCTCACCACCGAGACAGTTGACGAATCCGTTACACTTCTTGCCCGCTGGaaggcacacaccaccaccccagaTACACCGCGATCCAGGACAATCCAGTAACGTCTGCCGCAATGGTAACGGTCCATTAACCTTTTGCTCGATCCATTCGATAAACAGCGCGACGCGCGTATAAACACCGGGCTCGTTTGCCCGGGCACAACCTTCCCCATGGCTCACGACACCGGCCAGGTACCATTCGAACGAATTCGATCGACTCTGGCACACGAACGGACCACCGGAATCACCCTGGCATGCATCCTGTCCACCGTGCTCTTCGGCTGCACAAATCTGCAAACTATCTCGATCGGCACGATGCTTACAGACcggcaacaccggcaccgaaacgTGCTTCAGATGatccggtgcaccaccaccctctcgcAGGGCACCCCAACCGATCGCCGTACATACGGTGCCCGGTTTTGGACCCCAGAGCCAATCGCGATCGCCGGTTGTCCGATGTTTGGCCGGGAGACAGATTGGCCGGACCCACCGGTTGTATCGGAACGGATGCTCCACACGCAACAGCGCGATATCGTTCGCCATCAGCTTCGAGCTGTAAGCGTGGTGTACGATCATGTGCGTCACGTGCGTGACTTGCACCTGCGGAGAGTAACTGCGCTTCCGGAGCATCCCGGAGCGTACCTCGTAGTAGTGGTGTTGGAAATTGTCACAACAATGAGCAGCAGAAATGATCTGGAatggcagagagcgagagagagagagagatgagtcATTGACATTCcgatcactcactcactcatccTTACCCAGTGCTCGTTGTAGATCGAGGCCCCACAATGGTACTTGCCATCACGGAAAATTCCCACAATGAAAGGATAAGCACCCGGttccgcatcaccaccacccacgatCCGGACACTCTCGACCAGCTCATCGGCACCGCTggacgccgtcgtcgttgcttccAACGTCACATTACGTCTCGCTCGTACGCTGATCCTTGCCGCGTGCTGTTCCTGCAGCTTACTCGTACCGCAACGTACCGGTGGACACTTGACCTTCACGTACACCCCGTTGCACGATTCGGTAAAGTCTGGTTCTGTTGTTGCCGTCCGCTGGCTAATGTAGGGCCCTGGTAGACTGCCATGGCCGTGGCTCAACAACGGCTCCTGATCCAGTGGACCAAGTTCCGCTTCGCAAGCTTCACGTGCCCACGGACGAGCATTACTACACACCGGGTACCATTTTCCTTTGTAATTCCGATGCAGGACACCGGAAGTGTGCGGAACTGCGTAGGCCAGATAATGCCCCAGGCCCTGCACCAACATTGAACAATCCTGTTCATCCTTCCGGTTGAGACAATGATCGAAACCATCGCAACGTTCTGCGACCGAGTAGCACCCCGGTGAGTCACCGGAACGGTGCGTCCGGAACTCGTCCGCCGTGTGATGGCAAGAGAAAGCGAACTTGGCACACCCGAAGCAACCCATCTCGTCCATCCCGAGCGGACAGTCAGCATAACCATCGCACAGTTTGTGCCGGGGGAGTCGCGAAACACAAGAGCACGAACTTTCGTCACTTCCATCGAGACAGTCCGTCCGGGAGTTACACCAAGCGGACCGTTTGACGCACTGGTGCGAGCTAAAACACGGTACCCAACCACGGCGACAGTGCTGGCGGCCCTTGGCACGTGCTGCCGATGAGTGACCGGTCGCAAACATGTGCGCCAGCTCAGCACTTTCGTTGGAGTGCGTTGGATCAGCGTCAGCGGCGGTGGCATTGTCGTGGTGATCGGGATGATGGTGccgttccgctgctgctgcttcgtgctgtagctggtgctgttgtacCATCGAGCAGACGAGAACATTATTTGTGGCACCGTCCGGTGTGCGGCCattgctggcatgctggagGTTGTGGATGTTCACAGGCAAATGGATCGTTGCTGGAAGAGAGAACAAAGAAGAGACAGATAAGACGGTGTGAGCTAAGTCAGTGTTGGTTCTCTCACCTTCGGAAAGGCGAGGCTGGATGAATGCCTCGATCGTGGGATCATTCAGCGGAACCTTACCTCCGGCACCTCCATGATGACCGtgctgcggatgctgatgatgctgtggctgATGATAAACCTGTGGCGGATAGCCAGCACTGTAAGACGGAGCATAACTCGTGCCTCCTGTTGCTGGCCTCTGGAACGGATACGGTACAGTGGCCGGCGGTGGACCGTTCTGATAGAAACAAACCGTATTAGGGATGTAACCCGGTGCACCAAAGCCCGAATTCACTATAATCTGCGAAGTGGCCTTGGTCGCTTCTCCCGTTATCGGAAAACCCGGTCCACCATGCTGAAAACCGGTATGCGGTGACAGTTGGCCCTGTTTTCCTCCGATCGATCCACCCGCCGATCGTAGCTGATCGCACAAACTGAGGAACGGTGCGCTGGGACCGACACTCAGCGGTgcttggtgttgctgttggtgctgcaacGGAGTGTGGCTCGAGCGAAGACTGTCCGCACCCGCTAAATCGCTGTCCACCGTGAGACTATCGGGGCTGGTAGGGATCGTGGTGTCAAGGAGCAGATCAGCAGCCACCACTCCGTTGAGCTCTTCCAACCGATCATGGTGGGTGTGGTCTCGGTTGCGGGCCCTTGCCATCACAAGCTCATCGAtagtggctggtggtgcttggggcatcatcaccatgtCCTCGTGAATCGGTTGCGGTTGTATCATCTGAGCAAACTGCAGCTGATTAACCACGTCGTGCAGATTCCTTGCGGCTTGTTTCGGATTTTTCGTCACCACCCAACGGTGAGCCGAAGTTTTGGTTGGAGCCGTTAGACGTACGATGGCCTCGGTTGATGGCGTAGTCGACGGTGAGATCGTTGTCGTGTCAGTCGCCAGCGTGGAAGACGCCACATGATCATCCTTCGGCTTCGATGAAGGTGAACTGCTGCCCTCCAGAATGATGTGATCGTACAAATCATCTAGACTGCGGATGGAACTGTTTACGTTCGGGATATGTTGGCGAGGATCATACTGGACAAGGTGACCGCTGCTCACTAGTTCCGCCGTGGGCCTAGCAGTCGTTCGAAGCCCTGGCGTGGTTGACATCCAACGATCGCTACTCC
Proteins encoded in this region:
- the LOC126576859 gene encoding general odorant-binding protein 67-like yields the protein MSPYVPFILNVLLGALVLGHPGGPDHHKKCALNGTVTVEDCCKIPKLATEAMFEKCKEENARKFPKGQGRHPPCLANCILTAMGGFANDKLDKEGFKKSVKPLLKDNAVFVPVVEAAVDTCYSKTTDPSNKPKLGGAFTDLPCSVLPNLFISCVYTEVFTNCPATVKSQQKECAAVNAKLKEGCPYFALRKHDRKGKKNN
- the LOC126578153 gene encoding general odorant-binding protein 67-like, with the protein product MFTTVLIVGIAIAGMVTSQPPPPDASCFQPDRTVTVDDCCRMPRSFSQAVMDKCSAQRPTQMPAPGVPRTEGCCMMQCILTEIGGFANNVLNTDAIKSALAGTLGADATLAPLVGTTVDNCARQIQNDPAYAVAPISASPDRAGCSFVPQGFMNCLHSTLFKSCPSSLWTESSDCQGLKQKIDSGCPFFALRGRGPPN
- the LOC126578120 gene encoding serine protease nudel, with product MIQPQPIHEDMVMMPQAPPATIDELVMARARNRDHTHHDRPDSLTVDSDLAGADSLRSSHTPLQHQQQHQAPLSVGPSAPFLSLCDQLRSAGGSIGGKQGQLSPHTGFQHGGPGFPITGEATKATSQIIVNSGFGAPGYIPNTVCFYQNGPPPATVPYPFQRPATGGTSYAPSYSAGYPPQVYHQPQHHQHPQHGHHGGAGGKVPLNDPTIEAFIQPRLSEATIHLPVNIHNLQHASNGRTPDGATNNVLVCSMVQQHQLQHEAAAAERHHHPDHHDNATAADADPTHSNESAELAHMFATGHSSAARAKGRQHCRRGWVPCFSSHQCVKRSAWCNSRTDCLDGSDESSCSCVSRLPRHKLCDGYADCPLGMDEMGCFGCAKFAFSCHHTADEFRTHRSGDSPGCYSVAERCDGFDHCLNRKDEQDCSMLVQGLGHYLAYAVPHTSGVLHRNYKGKWYPVCSNARPWAREACEAELGPLDQEPLLSHGHGSLPGPYISQRTATTEPDFTESCNGVYVKVKCPPVRCGTSKLQEQHAARISVRARRNVTLEATTTASSGADELVESVRIVGGGDAEPGAYPFIVGIFRDGKYHCGASIYNEHWIISAAHCCDNFQHHYYEVRSGMLRKRSYSPQVQVTHVTHMIVHHAYSSKLMANDIALLRVEHPFRYNRWVRPICLPAKHRTTGDRDWLWGPKPGTVCTAIGWGALREGGGAPDHLKHVSVPVLPVCKHRADRDSLQICAAEEHGGQDACQGDSGGPFVCQSRSNSFEWYLAGVVSHGEGCARANEPGVYTRVALFIEWIEQKVNGPLPLRQTLLDCPGSRCIWGGGVCLPAGKKCNGFVNCLGGEDESECGMDRLLRSMTRKDNEEEEEEEQEEQENDNTTTDGTEQEQLEITSESRPLSVTTSPEQQQEPQVTTEEAHGEGQESMLVTQTVQMDATESPTGITILESTTSTTTDGTTLGETSESIQSTSEGVSSSTTTTAAESTTPATTFTTVAFEILAPTGPTTTEVLWKAVEKTIKEVQGLARARGNESQIATVEPEPDHPFFEELEVMEQEKHKRLAQFRLTVHNVHTKTAVTSTVSPLLSNDTAQTQRQYRQFSCTNITQRINIAHRCDRIVDCEDGSDELNCTCRDYLKDKFDFLICDGKTDCLDHTDERNCLKCQANEYACRMSQQCIPKVHQCNGIADCPLHEDELDCLALTDGQRVYFDANNLTLFRNTGLVTKNTNGTWEILCGTKLTDKTQHAVEKICAFLGFAGYRNYSVVTLSGTTSLDELLTIDSDTTHYLNLTLVEGCEALRVTCAQHINASEHEIAHFEHQHSEEPVQVNIRPLNPIHKPHHMPQIVFQENAHVELIESFGDDYDWPWNVDIYLDGVLICSGLIIDASWIVVASSCTRLVNMRHQYVAVVAGGAKSYLHIAGPYEQVVRVDCYHFIPEAETVMLHLSQKFNFSRHVLPTFIPDRDNLTDSECLAVGKDKYGRTKTLRVHLNETNCTGERIRCYNKDLKQPYFHHEYCYTQEATRSGVIVCKTKRSGWYPVGFYQNKRGLCGFNEVVRVTSLVESYHRIQHVIQNEKCIGELYYGEPRCDGMRCRYGKCIGETVICDRKLDCSEGSDEKLELCASRNSTGRCLPHELRCTNGKCVDKSKFCDRHNDCGDATDEPHDCSCYTYLKITDPARICDGVRNCWDKSDENPRVCRCHASNFRCGESDICVPYDFVCDKERDCPDGEDEQYCYALQQNSYEAGYGELMEQSYGIWHSKCFPKTAQFGDEYMRDICEQLGYSQVRKIYGRAIVEGARLRTANDTESPVDKLRRTATKTVVHNKFSKVVINDQHTFYMKPSRPMFRVINWNYHDEQNCHRLELLCAA